The nucleotide window TAAGTATAGGTTATGGTGGTATATTATTGAGGATGACAAGTATTTAAGGATTATAGATGACAATGACACTGATAACATTGCTGAGTATGTAGCTAATACCAAATGTGAGGCTCACATATATGTTGAACATTCAGTTATAGAGACCACATGTGCTAATGTTGGAGTTAGATCAGTAGAAAGTGTTGATGCTAGTGGAGTTAAAGCAGGTAATGGGTGGAGTACTTATGTTGAAGGTGGTCCTAGTAATGGGTGGAGTTGAAGGTGGTCCTAGTAATCTGCTGAATTTTCTAACCCTGCAGCAACTAATGTCCCAACTACTCAATCATCTAAAGCTCCAGACCATGCAGCAGCAATTAAGGCAGGACACCAAATAGGCGAAGACCCGGAATTTGATGCCCTTGTTGCAGATCTTGCAACAGCTTTTGAAGCTACTCAATCTCAACCAAATGTGTCATCAGTCATGACTTATGCATCAATTCCCCCCTCTAAACCAGTTAAGTATTGAACAACTCTTTATATGATGCAACTAGGatgtattaattaataaaattgtgatGACTTAGGTAAAGAATACTAAGAAACAGTCAAGGAAGCAGCCACAACCAAGTAAGCAACCACAATCAAGCAAGCAGCCACAACCAAGCAAGCAACCACAATCAAGCAAGCAGATAACTCACAATCTAAGGAGGAGTAATAGGTGCAGGAAATTGAGGTGTCAATGTTGCTGGTCCTGGAGCTAATTCTGAGACACCATTGGTACTTGATGATCAGGTTCCTCCAGCTCATGTACCATTCAAAAGGCCTAGGACTGTTACTAATGTAAGTGATAATACCTTAAATGTTAACTGTTGgtttatataaaatttgtttttggctATAACACTATTTGCAATGTGATCAGGTTCAATCACAAAACCCTGAGCCAATCCATACTGAAGTTGATCAATCACAAACCCCTGCACCAACCCCTACTGAAGTACCAAATGCACAAGTACCAAATGCTCAAGTTGAAGATGCTACTCAATCAATCAACACTCTGTCAGCTCAATCCAACACCAGTCAGTCATCTCAGGCAACTCAGTGAAACAATGATGTGGACATGATAATTAATGGACTGAAAGCATTGCCACCAGCACAAGGTACTGAAGCAATGACACAAATAGTTGATGAACTGTTGAAGTGGGACAATAATATTGCAAAGGTTCAAGGAAAAAAGGTGAAGACAGTTGGAAATCCATCAGAAAATCAGACAGCAAATGATGGCTGGACTGAGAAGGTTGCCACCAGAGGAGTTAGAGAAGGTAACCAGAGAGCTACTTGCAGCACTAGTGAAGGGGAAAGACAATGTTGACAAGTTCAAGAAGGGAGATGAAGCAAGACCTGTAGAGTAGATGGCTGCTATGTTCTACTTTTTTTTGCAACAGATTTatgaatgttgttttcctaTGAACCATTTATCCATTTTGATGTATTCTGGCCTTTATAATTGGCCATAAGACAAAGTTATTTTGATTTCAAACTATTATGCAATTTGGTTAGTACATGTTTTCAATCTGACTTTTATAATTGGCCATATGACAATGTTATTTTGCAATCTGAAAACTTTATGCAATTTAGCAGGTTATTATCTACCTACTTTATGAATGGTTATGCAATCAATTGCAACAAAAATcactaaattaatcaaatttaagTAGCATACAATGTTTCAACTAACATTACAACCAAAACACACAAATGTTGAACTACACCATTACAACCATAATAACCAACTTCAACATGATTGTTACAAACCATGTATCAACTACACCAGTCAACTTAACCCAACAAAAAATACCCAAGAAACAATCAACAAAACCATAAACAAGTTCGTCTTCTTCCTTGAATGTTGTagcttcttcttcaacttcTCATTTTTCTTGATTCCCAAATCTTTCAATATCACAGTCAAATCTTTCATCACCACTTCACAATTGCAATCACATGGAAGCTTGTTCATGGACGAGGTTGGTGATTCAGCTGCGATTACAGGACGAACATATGGAGCATGTCCTTCAATTTCATCATCCCATATGTACAACTTACAACTACTAGCAGTCTAAGATGAAAACAAACATATCCAACTAATTAAAATGTGcgaaaataagaaaaacaacaaagtaTTACAACAGCAAACTCACCATATAGGTTGGGCATTTCCAGTATCTCCTTTTAGGGTTTGCACTTGAATTGGATATGAAcattttcatgattttgttGCAACCACACATAGGTAACCCATTTGATGATGGTTGAGTTATGGAATTAGAAGACATTGTTGAAAGAGATAGTTTTTGGTTCTAGGGCGCAAGGTATGGGAGTGATTGGGGGCGCAAGGTATGGAAGTGAttgggaggaagaagaagactagtatttgagaggaagaagaagactgaaagtttggttttaatttcaaattttgatgttttcgttttttaattttatcccTGTGGTAATTTacgtttttgattttagtccctgtatttATACAACTAATCATCTCGCATGCCACCTCATCAAATATGCCAACTCATTGTCTGCCACCTGTGCTCCGTTAGCCACAATGGCGTTTTTGTTAACATAAGCTGATGGCAAGaaccttttccaaaagtttaagAATATACAaggtttattttagaaaaaaaatcttacagggacgaaaacaaAAATTGCGCGAACTTACATAAatcttttacatatttaagccaatttaatattatgtagtATGGATTTTAGTCAAACTAGCCGTTAGTAAAAgacactatatttatttttatcatttttaattatgtatgtcatgaatttaatgttaattttcaattattgttataaaaatttatattttattttatttttaattattttcatattaatattaattaaattaatattttaaattgtaataataaaattaaatatgaatataataatattaatatgtgATGTAAAGTTGTGGGAtccaatataaattttttagagttCAGCATGGTAGTTTAAAGTTGTATGGAGTTGCCCAAACTGAAAAATTCAAGCCCAAGTTTTTTCCCGCCTCTttcaagaaaacaaacaaactctCACCCTTTTTCATTCTCCATCTCAAATTCCACCGTCAAACAAAATAAACCCTCTTTCTATAACACAAGAAACAAAATCCTTTTCCACCTTGAAACTCAAATTCCATCACCGTTTCTGCATCTTCACTATCAAGAAAGATTCACATTCTGCGATTCGGTGCCTTCTCCTTTTTCCTGCACGGTAACAAcgaattcattttcttcttcaattaaCCTGTATCAAAGTTCTTTCGTTCACATTGTGATTTTCATTTGCCAGGGTCGTGAAATCCTTTATCAGCAGCTTTGTTCCGTTGTCATCACGCTTGAACAACTCTCAGGTTCCCTCTTTCTCTATGTTTCT belongs to Medicago truncatula cultivar Jemalong A17 chromosome 6, MtrunA17r5.0-ANR, whole genome shotgun sequence and includes:
- the LOC120576140 gene encoding uncharacterized protein; protein product: MSSNSITQPSSNGLPMCGCNKIMKMFISNSSANPKRRYWKCPTYMTASSCKLYIWDDEIEGHAPYVRPVIAAESPTSSMNKLPCDCNCEVVMKDLTVILKDLGIKKNEKLKKKLQHSRKKTNLFMVLLIVSWVFFVGLS